The following is a genomic window from Ignavibacteria bacterium.
CCAATTGAGACAACTCCCGTATCATTTGAAAATATTCTTACAAGCGGCTCACTGAACAGATAATAAACAACTGCAACCCCAATAAGAAATATCATTGTCCACAGGCCCGCAATCCATACTGCTCGTTCGGCCCTCTCGGGCCTGTGTGCCCCGAGGTTCTGCCCGACCAGCGTGGCTACGGCATTGGACATTCCTGAGGCGGGCATCATTGTAAACATCATTATCCTGAGCGCAATTGTTGCCCCTGCAACTGCCTGACTGCCAAACTCTGCAAGAATGCGCATTATGAAGATCCATGAAGTCATGGCAACTATCATCTGACCTATTCCGCCTAAGGAAGTGCGGATTATCCTGGAAATAATTTCCCAGTTAAGCTTTATATAAGA
Proteins encoded in this region:
- a CDS encoding MATE family efflux transporter, translating into SYIKLNWEIISRIIRTSLGGIGQMIVAMTSWIFIMRILAEFGSQAVAGATIALRIMMFTMMPASGMSNAVATLVGQNLGAHRPERAERAVWIAGLWTMIFLIGVAVVYYLFSEPLVRIFSNDTGVVSIGGEWLRIVSYSYFVYAWWMVSVQAFNGAGDTATPTKINFVFFWLIEIPLAYILAKSLEMDYTGVFWAIFIAETSVGLFTLWLFTRGKWKKASV